A stretch of Aureispira sp. CCB-E DNA encodes these proteins:
- a CDS encoding HEPN domain-containing protein — translation MAIALTKYVYPLENSILLSQSLGYTLDNPRSEEEIKLISDFIAKSLENYKPSKDYNPIFSLTYSISELRKALEGDVEHEYAFNFYKENYETKTLDVIAKSWIIIRYEDDGLFEKVQEDDEILFDLLLDQSNKENSFIESFFELSKYCYSLSLISITENEFIGESLLFLENPQTILYKIESYKLIRFLEKVSFAYASMRKGKIKYKPSWLNWPLNKDRLLIQSELLDSVLAINEKANVSRKKRKASQNLSPKDKLLFVGDILRMVNEDTRDIKVKLLLLVSIIEFMLTRNPDFNRFNVEDSISKQFKLKTAILVYQHDKSQDLAIIQKHLGNFYSQRSNIAHGNFIAKKEESEYLNSVYILYSYIKAIIVEYLKDSNYVDYLKDN, via the coding sequence ATGGCTATTGCCCTTACAAAATATGTCTATCCTTTAGAAAATAGTATTTTACTTTCTCAAAGTTTGGGATATACTTTAGACAACCCAAGATCTGAGGAAGAAATTAAATTAATCTCAGATTTTATCGCTAAATCTTTAGAAAACTATAAACCAAGCAAAGATTATAATCCTATTTTCTCTTTAACTTATTCAATAAGCGAACTTAGAAAAGCTTTAGAAGGAGATGTTGAGCATGAATATGCCTTCAACTTTTATAAGGAAAACTATGAAACTAAAACCTTAGATGTAATTGCAAAATCTTGGATAATCATTCGTTATGAAGATGATGGATTATTTGAAAAGGTTCAAGAGGATGATGAAATTCTATTTGATTTACTCTTAGATCAAAGTAATAAAGAGAACTCTTTCATTGAATCATTTTTTGAATTATCAAAATATTGCTACTCTCTCTCTCTGATTTCTATTACTGAAAACGAATTTATAGGTGAATCTTTGTTGTTTTTGGAAAATCCTCAAACTATACTCTATAAAATAGAATCTTATAAGCTTATTCGATTTCTTGAAAAAGTATCTTTTGCATACGCTTCAATGAGAAAAGGAAAAATAAAGTATAAGCCAAGTTGGCTAAATTGGCCTCTCAATAAAGATCGTCTATTAATTCAGTCTGAGTTATTGGATTCTGTATTAGCTATTAATGAAAAAGCAAATGTAAGCAGAAAGAAAAGAAAAGCTAGCCAAAACTTATCTCCAAAGGACAAGTTATTATTTGTAGGAGATATATTAAGAATGGTCAATGAAGACACTAGAGACATAAAGGTGAAATTGTTACTTTTAGTCAGCATTATTGAGTTCATGCTAACTAGGAATCCCGATTTTAATAGGTTCAATGTTGAGGATAGTATAAGTAAGCAATTTAAACTTAAAACTGCAATATTAGTTTATCAACATGATAAAAGTCAAGATTTAGCAATAATTCAAAAACACTTAGGAAACTTTTATAGCCAAAGGTCAAATATTGCTCACGGAAATTTTATAGCTAAAAAAGAAGAAAGTGAATATCTAAATTCTGTCTATATCTTATATTCATACATTAAAGCAATAATCGTTGAATATCTGAAAGATAGCAACTACGTTGATTACTTAAAAGACAATTAA
- a CDS encoding T9SS type A sorting domain-containing protein produces the protein MKTHILTLLYLLISYTTIAQYTVTTTMNTYQDLSNPISLNQGAMWTDATTYQIFFNFDFDIYGQNFTALNVYAGGGLHFPGLGNKQLFVVHSPFGGYFLTDKGTSSSQSPIGYEISGTAGNQILKIEWKNAGFPQTVPNPNPADFIDYQIWLFESDNHIEIRFGPNQFNRESFGQSPGTQTLSVKFLYDTCNDMLGLQGSANLPSYSFYNSCVPNYTFIDGSPNAGITYVFNPSVGTAVTKVIEKEIKVYPNPTSSEILIEDLSESFELKHLEVCDITGRILLMNDNFEQNFELISVSLNDLLDGIYFLKLIGKEGTIISKKIIKEGN, from the coding sequence ATGAAAACTCACATCTTAACATTATTATACCTTTTAATTAGCTACACTACTATAGCACAATACACAGTAACAACAACAATGAATACTTATCAGGATTTAAGTAATCCTATTTCTCTAAATCAGGGAGCAATGTGGACAGATGCAACAACATATCAAATTTTTTTCAACTTTGATTTTGATATTTATGGGCAGAACTTTACAGCTCTTAATGTCTACGCTGGAGGTGGTCTGCATTTTCCAGGTTTAGGAAATAAGCAGTTATTTGTTGTTCATTCTCCTTTTGGAGGCTATTTTCTTACAGATAAGGGGACATCCTCTTCACAGTCTCCAATTGGGTATGAGATTTCTGGGACAGCAGGAAATCAAATTTTAAAAATTGAATGGAAAAATGCAGGATTTCCTCAAACTGTTCCCAATCCCAATCCAGCTGACTTCATAGACTATCAAATTTGGCTATTTGAAAGCGACAATCATATCGAAATTCGCTTTGGTCCAAATCAATTCAACAGAGAGTCCTTTGGTCAATCGCCAGGAACTCAAACTTTGAGTGTTAAGTTTTTATATGATACTTGTAATGATATGCTTGGTCTTCAAGGATCCGCGAATTTACCATCGTATTCGTTTTATAATTCGTGCGTCCCCAATTATACTTTTATAGATGGCTCGCCCAATGCAGGGATTACATATGTTTTTAATCCAAGTGTAGGAACAGCTGTTACCAAGGTAATTGAAAAAGAAATTAAGGTTTATCCTAATCCTACTTCTAGTGAGATTTTAATTGAGGATCTCTCTGAATCGTTTGAGCTTAAACATCTTGAAGTCTGCGATATTACTGGTCGAATTTTATTGATGAATGATAATTTTGAACAGAATTTTGAGCTAATTTCTGTTTCACTAAATGATTTGTTGGATGGGATTTATTTTTTGAAGTTAATAGGCAAAGAAGGAACTATTATCAGTAAGAAAATAATAAAAGAAGGTAATTAG
- a CDS encoding IS3 family transposase, translated as MALGLLRDQALDLAEISKDQFYYNPKEGKQGKRASKSTKYRKAGSWDIVDNQEVVEKIKTQLSQRDMNYGYRKMSYFLQQSGYLINHKKVYRLMKEHSLLQAKKVSAQKNYVKYRIVVPNRPLEVLEMDIKQIWVEEQRRYAYNLTILDTFTRAALYFTVGYNMRQTQVKQAWEYVIEHYLQPADALNRKLHIEVRNDNGPQFSAKMIQKFFEENGLNQMFTHPYTPQENGHVESFHGILAKHLNRQTFWTLEHLEQDLTLFYERYNNTRIHASIAYLSPHDFWKLWEIEQIERIEKAKNKVQFKLKIPYYKLKETLLT; from the coding sequence ATGGCTTTAGGCTTACTACGAGATCAGGCATTAGATTTGGCAGAGATAAGTAAAGACCAGTTTTATTATAATCCCAAAGAAGGAAAACAAGGGAAGAGGGCTAGTAAATCAACAAAGTACCGAAAAGCAGGAAGTTGGGATATAGTAGATAATCAAGAAGTAGTTGAAAAGATAAAAACACAATTATCACAACGAGATATGAACTATGGTTATCGAAAAATGAGTTATTTTTTGCAACAGTCTGGCTATTTGATTAATCACAAAAAAGTCTATCGGCTAATGAAAGAACATAGTCTTTTGCAAGCTAAGAAAGTCTCCGCCCAAAAAAATTATGTAAAATATCGCATAGTTGTACCCAATAGACCATTAGAAGTATTAGAAATGGACATAAAACAAATATGGGTAGAAGAACAACGCAGATATGCATATAATTTGACAATATTAGATACTTTTACAAGGGCAGCTTTGTATTTTACGGTTGGTTATAACATGCGTCAAACTCAAGTTAAACAGGCTTGGGAGTATGTGATAGAGCATTATTTGCAGCCAGCAGATGCATTGAATAGGAAGTTACATATTGAAGTTCGAAATGATAATGGTCCTCAATTTTCAGCAAAAATGATTCAAAAATTCTTTGAAGAAAATGGGCTAAATCAGATGTTTACTCATCCTTATACACCTCAAGAGAATGGTCATGTGGAAAGCTTTCATGGCATTTTGGCTAAGCATCTAAATAGACAAACATTTTGGACTTTAGAGCATTTGGAACAAGATTTAACCCTCTTTTATGAGCGATATAACAATACAAGAATACATGCTTCTATTGCTTATCTGTCTCCTCATGATTTTTGGAAACTTTGGGAAATAGAGCAAATTGAAAGAATTGAAAAAGCTAAAAATAAGGTGCAATTCAAATTAAAGATACCTTATTATAAACTCAAAGAAACTTTACTTACGTGA
- a CDS encoding transposase, whose amino-acid sequence MEKRRFTKEEKLKILREASLNGVKVTLDKYGVYAATYYSWKKKLESEGEENFGKKVSKARTKELKRLEDENRKLKELVAEKELMIRMLKDLRKKP is encoded by the coding sequence ATGGAAAAAAGAAGATTCACAAAAGAAGAAAAACTAAAGATTTTGCGGGAAGCCTCTCTAAATGGCGTAAAAGTAACATTGGATAAGTATGGAGTTTATGCAGCAACCTATTATTCTTGGAAGAAAAAGCTAGAATCAGAAGGAGAAGAGAATTTTGGCAAAAAAGTATCGAAAGCAAGGACAAAAGAGCTCAAACGCTTGGAGGATGAAAATCGTAAACTCAAAGAGCTAGTAGCAGAAAAAGAGTTAATGATACGGATGTTGAAGGATTTGCGAAAAAAGCCCTAA
- a CDS encoding ankyrin repeat domain-containing protein gives MEYDADIFDAVEFGDLESVKMYWSKEMNIDWQDSNGINLIMLASRYNHKEIVKHLL, from the coding sequence ATGGAATACGATGCAGATATTTTTGATGCGGTTGAATTTGGAGATTTAGAATCGGTAAAAATGTATTGGTCGAAGGAGATGAATATTGATTGGCAAGATAGTAATGGAATAAATTTGATAATGCTTGCATCAAGATATAACCATAAAGAAATCGTAAAGCATTTATTGTAA